In the genome of Bufo bufo chromosome 9, aBufBuf1.1, whole genome shotgun sequence, the window aggacatagcaggagaacggagcggcgcccaaggataatagtaagtgcagagagatccccgggcgccgctccacatgtctgtatacttagttcatagggtaagaatcggtgaaaggtcctctttaaggcttcatgcacacgaccgtgccattttttgcagtccgcaaaaaaacggaagccccccatgtgccttccgcaatttgcggaacggaacgggtggcccattgtagaaatgcctaattttgtccgcaaaacggacaagaataggacaagctatatttttttttttttgcggggcctcggaacggtgcaacggatgcggacagcacgcgtagtgctgtccgcatcttttgcagccccattgaagtcgtgtgcatgaggcccaaaggTAACACTGATCACAGATATTTAACCCCACATATGCTGTGGTCAAatatgaccacagcatctgagaaagGAAAATCTGGGATCAGTGTGATCCCGGTGCCGAAATGCATTGCCCTAGTTGAGATCGGTGAAGGTGTTCCTTAGTAGTAATAGGCATGAGCCTGTACATGGCTGCCAGGCCTAGAGGTGGTAgcgctgcattggaatatacagaATTTTCTATTTAGTAATGAATAAAATCCCATTACTGAATAGAAAAGGCAATCTGTTGATTgcatattacaataaaaaaaaaaaaaaaacttcatagGCATCACCGCATCTTAAAACGCCCACACTATATTAaaaaatcaatataaaaaaaaatctaaatggctggtttttgttgcttcacctctcccaaaaaaatgaaataaaaagtaatcaaaaagtcatacacactccaaaatagtatcaatagcaACTACAGATCAGTCTGCAAAAAAGGAGCCCCCACACAGCGAcgaaatatggcgatgaaaagaaaaaaattattttttcctaaagttttatttttcagtattaaaacataaaaaaacaatataaaagtGGCATCGTGgtgacaggtcagttttactacaTAGGGAACACTGGCAAAACAAATCCcagaaaactgtggcagaattgctcttttttattttttttctaattctaccccatttgtattttttccagcttctgacTGCATCGTATGCAATAGAAAACagagccattagaaagtacaaaaaaaaaacaacaaaccctCATAcgtctatgtgaatggaaaaaaaaggttatggctctgggaaggcagggaggaaaaaataaaaaagcaaaaacagaaaattgcacGGTCCTGAAGGTGCTAAACCCCTATACACACCGCTTAAGGGATTACTGAATGTGTGAGATTTTAGGATTTTCCATTGTCCTTTGCGATTGATCTTATTACATTACCACTGCATGTAGAGGACATGTTTGAGCTCGGAAATCAATGATAATCATCCTGCCTCAGACCCACCTGAGCCTTATAAAATGCTGACATGATGGTACGCTCTAAGATTCATTCACATTAATTAATGAATCTGGCGCTGGCCGCCTCCATGGATATGGAGTAAGTGGTGGGAGGGCATAGGAGGATTATGGAGAGGATGGAAGGGGACATGTCTCCCTGTAGGCACTGTCCATTCCACTGTGTGCCCAACAGGACCTtctggcattaaaggggttgtcccatgaaaagtattctacagttttcaaaccagcccctggatctgaacacttttctaattgcatgtaattaaaatttttgtagaaccactaagttattcaataaaatgtgtctgtacagcgccaccttctgtttgttttttttattatttctttgtccggctcactgagatggccgcacatgctcagtttcatccttcaactacctcctgagctgtgacaacTCTAACAAGTAAAAATTCACATCAACAGTATTAGAAACCATATTTAAGCAATGGTTGCTGTTTGACCCtcttacacatgcatgctcgaccTGGCTGAGCATGCGTGTGCTCTCAGTAGAATGAAGGGATGCAGCCTCTGCCAGAAACGTATCCCCCCAAAAAGCAAAAGGATTGGGAAACTGAAATCTAGATATTTTTTTAcatggattttggtgcagattccaCGCTCAGAAACCCCGCCGGAAACAATTGCAATTCATCTCCATTGAATAAAAATGGCAAACTGCTTGTTCATTCTTATGATGCTTTTATCCACTTGCGGTTTTAAAAACCGTGCCACGGAAAAAGACAAATGACATGTCCATTCATGGGACGGATTCCATGCAGAAACCGCGTCCAAAGTTCCTATGAAAAGGGAAGCATGAAAAACCAAAACCAcatcaaaaactgcaaaaaaaggcATGAAAACCTATGACAAAACCACTtaaaaaaatgcatgaaaaacCATGTCAAAACCGCTGCAAAAAAGGCATGAAAACCTATGTCAAAACCACAGGAAAAATGCATGAAAAATTACGTCAAAACTGCTTCACAAATGTATGAAAAACGACTTCGAAACTGCTGCAAAAAATGCATGATAACCTATGTCAAAACCGCTCCAAAAATGCATGTAAAACATGTCAAAACCACTGCAAAAAACACatgaaaaaacacagaaaaaaagcataaaaaagtaCATAAAAACCACTTAAAAAGGCACGAAAAACCATGTCAAAACCGCTGCAAAAAAGGCATGAAAACTTACGTCAAAAACCACAGCAAAAAATGCatgaaaaactgtcaaaacagctTCAAAAAATACTTGAAAAACTATGTCAAAGCCACTGCAAAAATGCATGACAAACCACGTAAAAATACAGCAAAAAATGCATGAAAAACTAcataaaaattgcttcaaaaatgcaTGAAAAACTACGCCAAAACCGCTGTAAAAAATGCATGAAAACCTAcctcaaaacccctccaaaaatGCATGAAAAACCATGTCCAaaccactgcaaaaaatgcatgaaaaaaacaacaaaaacagaaaaaagtatGAAAAACGACGCCAAAACTGCTGCAAAAAAAgcagaaaaaaatgcagaaaaactATGTCAAAACTTCTTCAAAAATGCATGAAAAACTGTCAAAACctctgcaaaaaatgcattcCACATCCTAAAAAACCATGAGGAATCCCGAGAGCATAttccacataattttttttttcagcacagaAAAACTAAGTGTGAACATACTCTTATAGCCATCTTAACTCTTTCTTTGCTGGAGCCCACTGTTTATAGGATATCCTGTCCCTGTGGAAGACCCACACTGGACAGGGAGGTTGGCCTATGACCCAATGGTCAAGAATTTGGGACATACAAGGCCTTTAGGGTCGGCTCAAGAATTTGGGCTAACCTAGTTCCACAGTAACCTATGGGTGGAAATGCTCACGGGCGACCACatcatccaccccccccccccccccctctagtgGCAAAAAATTTCTTGCCATCCAAAAAAGCATAAATCAAAGCTGTGCCAACCCCTCCTTAGATAATGAGATGTACAAATATTATGCTGGAAGATGACTACAGATGGGGTGAagtcctgtgtatttatgtctaaTGGAGATGAATAAGATGAGTGGTCTTTCCTGGCCCCTAGTGGGCACATGCCACATCACATCCCCAGCCTGGCACTGCTGTCTCCAGCTGTAGGAACCCTTGTAGGAGACTCCATGCTGTGATAAAACACAAGCTGCCTCCTCCTGCCAGGAGCTAATCCTTCTGCATGATGGGGGGAGGCTTGCTCTCTGTGCACACAGGACTGTCTCTGCCTCCTTTTCTTGCACTCTGATTGAGCCAGGGATTTGATCAGGAAAGCAGATGAGATCAGAGCTGCCTGGGAAAACCGGTCCCTTCTTCTCCTGCCCAAATCTGCATTGTAGCGGGGGCGCGCCCAGGCTCGGGAGCGAGCAGCAGGCAGCAGAAGGAGCCACAGCAAAGATGGAGTCCCAGCAGCTGCAGGGAGGGATGGAGTCAGCCAAGTCTCTGCCGTTTCATTGACACTGCTATTTTCTCCTcttccacccccccacccccccttccctttCACAGATGGCAAGGGTCTGTGGCATCACCTTGCATTACTTGGCCACCCAGGGCATCTGCTGGGTATATCTCATTTGGGCTTCAGAGGCAAATGTTGCTTCcagggactctgctatgtctgatTAGCTGGCAGAGCATCGGGGAACCTCTCACTACATCCTCTCCTGGCATCTAGTGCATGGGCAGCAGTCTCCCTAGGCACTTGTCTTAggggtttttgttttgtttttgtttgttttttgcaagaagggttcctaaaaaaaaaactaaaaacaaagggTTTTGTATTTTGTCTTCAGCTTGTGCCAAGATGCTCCCTTCCCAAGAAGCCTCTAAGCTCTACCATGACAATTACATGAGGAACTCCAGAGCCATAGGCGTCCTATGGGCCATTTTCACCATCTGCTTTGCCATCATCAACGTGGTGGTCTTCATCCAGCCCTACTGGATAGGGGACAGTGTCAACACACCTAAGCCCGGCTACTTTGGGCTTTTCCACTACTGTGTAGGCAATGGAGCAGGCAACAGAGAGTTCACCTGCCGGGGATCCTTCACAgatttcagcaccattccttcaGGAGCCTTCAAGGCGGCTGCGTTTTTTgtgctgctgtccatggtgctgattctgGGCTGCATCACCTGCTTTGCCCTCTTCTTCTTCTGCAACACAGCCACGGTGTACAAGATCTGCGCCTGGATGCAGCTGTTTGCAGGTAAGGAAGTAGTCATGGAGAAGGTAGAAGAGAAGACCACCACCATGGTGGTCAATGGAAAGAGGAAGGCATGGGCTATGGGGTTATCCTCAATGTGCAGTGGAAGTGGCAGGGCTATGGTGTCTCTTCAGTTGAGGGTGTCTATGTTTTAGATTAGGTTGACAGGTTTGAGACATTTTGGGGGGGTTCCTTAGTAAATCCTCAGTCTTGAATGTAAATCCAATACTGATCCAATTCTGCATTCTCTGTATCCTTCTGCTCCGTCCATAGTCTTAGGATTGATGCTCCTGATTTGCTTAATGTAGAATCAGTGTATGGTCATCATTGGGAAGATGGTTCCTCAAACTATTGTGTCCTACAGAACATACAAGGTAAATGACCATAAACATCAAGCGCAAATTTTCTATTGACCAGGATCAACCACGTTTGGCTTTTTTGACTCAAAGTTCACTTGGCAGTGGTGACCTCCATAATAAAGTAATCGACTGGTCATGACTTCCAAAGATAACCCCCAATGTTAATGCTGTTCTGTCCTACTTGGACGCAGGAAGTCTCAATACTCATTGAGGAGCCCTCATGGTGGCTTCTTCCCATGGTCCCGCCGATTTGAAGGTTTGGATCATCTACTTCTTTGCTGTGGTGTGTGAAAGATGTGCCTGGAGGCAGCGGTTCCCTGGTTATGGGGATCAGATGCAAATAGGGAGCATTCGTGGGATGTATATGGGTTGTCAGTGATGGGTTAACAGAAATGCAACGGCTGGCAGCGGCATGGTCATGTAATCCTGCTGGCCAGTGTTAATACCATTTATTGGTTGTCTGTGAGACGTGCCTGCGTCTATCCATCTGCGAAGTTGAGTCTACAAAGAGTCACTTGGCTGGAAGTTGAGTGGCAGCATGCGCGGCAGTGATTGATGGTTCTCATTACAGGAGGTTTGGTACAGAGACAAGGTGCAGCATTCTAGCAAAGCCCTTTCTTGTGTCTGGAAACAGCCATTAGTCACAGAAATTCAGATGGTGAAATAAGGTGGCTTAGAAATGAAAAGTGCAGAAAAACGTACATGCAACGTATGGGACCATCCATGGGGTCTAGGTTCCTTTAAGAATCTTCGCCGACCTAGTAATGACATCTTACCTTGTCATTTGTTGAATTACGTCTTTTCAATCTTAGTCATACTGCAGTTGTGCTGCAGTTGACAAGCTCCTATGTAAAcccctggactttttttttttcccataagagCTCAgtttacctaaaaaaaaaaaagaaaaacggaacccgtaggGTTTCCAAGCAATGCAGTTAAACCAAAGGTTCCCCAGCTCAGTTGCAAAACATTTTCCTACTCCTAGCAAAAGTGACATTTGCTTGTGCAATTCTTCCTGGTCCGTGAATAGAGTGCGGGGACTACAGTCAAGACTGGCAGTTCACAATCAGACTTATTTGTCGTGTGGAAAGTTGATGACAACCCATAGTCATTATGTCTGAGGGACCCATAGTTCCAAAAATGCATTGGGTGGACACCACCATATGCAGATGTAGCCGCGCTGCAGATGGATATTGCTTGATTTACGGAGCTGCTGTTTACAAGGTTGCATTAGAGGCACGTACGATGGACTCTCGCAATCTATACGGCACGAATAATTCTTTGTGTTAAGGCTCCTCGTGTCTTAATGACTCATTTGGAGCGTATATAAGCACATGCATATTTAATGTGGAAATGAAGCAATGAACATCTCTAGGATGGAAATCTATCAGTTTTGCATTTGTTCTATGGGCGGAATACCTTCTAAGCAATCCTGGTTTACTAACATGTAATGTGAAGACTGTGGCACTATGGATTCTACAGGCAGCAGCGAAGGCTGAAATTTAAAGGGACTGTCTACTCTGGACAACTCATGGTTAAATTGCTGGTCCCCCGACCAAAGGCGTAACTTGAAAGCAGAATCTGTTACAGGGTGCCTGCTGCATCTGCACCCTCCATAGCAGGGGTCGGAAACCtcaagctgttgtgaaactacaactcccagcatgttccattcacttcagtgggagttTTGAGAACAGGCAAGCACGTGTGCATGCTGGGATCCATAGTTTCACtacagctggaggttgctgaccatGCTCTATAGTTTTACCCCTGCCCCCTGGTGATGGGTCCTATTGGTGGCACTGCCCATAGATACCATTCCCCATCTGCCTGTTCAGCGGTTGTCCAAagagttaaaagaaaaaaattgctaaaaggcAAGGAAGATGTCAAAATAATAAAACAAGTACTGGTACAGACCCCTCCGCTCCAGCAGGGGGTGACATGCCCGCGTTGTGCAGTATACGGGCACGTCACCCGCTGCAGGAGCGAGGGGATCTCTACCAGTAAGTATGACTTGTTCTATTATTTTCACACCTTCCCTGCCATTTAGAAGTTTTTTTcttaactctgacaacccctttatagaCGTTCTCCGAGACTTTTCATAAGATGCCGGTCAATCGGCGGCCTCATCGGTGGAGCAGTCATGTCACCGCAGAGGACAGCGTTGGTGATATGTATGTAGATGGCACATCACACTTTCGGTTCTGCATAGGCTGGAAGCGGAGGAGAAGAGAGCTCGGAGTTGGACCACCGGTGACAGGTGACTTTTTTTTACCGTAACTCCTGCACCCTTCCTGCATATATAAAAAGGAGTTCCTggtctcggagaacccctttaggcaTCATGCAGATAGTTGTGTGGCTCCTGATTTTTCATCAGAAAATCCCTAACCGGCCATTGCCCGGCTCTACAGATAcaagggtaggggaggaacctgaATTTTTGTCCTGGAGAAGGAAAGCTTAGCCTCCACTCTTCTGTCCACCGTTGCTAAACATCTACGTGTGTAGTCGTTTTATGAAATCAGATAATTGTATAAGAATCGAGCGTAAAAGCATGAAGAGCAGTAACAGGGAATCTCCACACtgaaaaatgaggtcacttggtCTATAAATAAAGCTGAAGATCCTACGTAGATGTGCTCTGCTCCACACAGGATGTCGAGATGGTTGCTGGCCAGTCGAGTCTAGAGCTAGAAATCAGGAGGTCTCATCAGTGAAGCTTTGGTACCTGGGACCCCCATTATGATGATGTCCTGGATAGGCTGATCTCAATGGTTGTTGTCAGCACAGGGGGGGAGAAGGCATAGGTTTCCATCATTTCCATTGGTGCTCACCCCATGTGGTTATCCATGGCCTCCACAGAGGAAATATAGGATTACATGCCAGCCATCGAGATGAATGTGCATCCatattagggctgcagtaaacgaatattttagtaatcgagtattttgtcgattattttttacgattaatcgagtaatctaataagaaaaaccttcctaaaataacgtattgctttataaaaacaatatttttatttattacctCTCATTTTCATCAGAACACAGATCATTAGATcaaactacaccccccccccacccaaatcAGACTATCACAGATCTCAGCCACAGATAAGCCCCCCCAGTCAGTCAGCCTTGCCCTTGAAATCAGTCCCCCCATGCCGCAAGcccgcaatcagacccccatgccaccATGATTAGACCGCCTGCCACCATGATCacaccctcccttgctgcagtgcaATCAGAGCCAGAcccccatgccatccattgccatgtccccagtGTCATCAGATCAGTAGCCCCTCCATGCCAGGTCTCCCAGTGCtcccatgatggcactgccatcagcccctccatgccatccaggttgccatgatgtcccccttccccTGTGCCTCCATgacatccaccatgtcccccactcccccagatcagcccctccatgccaaatcacaggtgcccccgctaacccctctccaaaccaataactttatacatgccaaatcacaggtgctccCAAATAACCCCTCTCCATCCCCCCACCTCCCGCTCATATCTctttatacatgccaaatcacagcCTGGTGCCccaattaaccccccccccccgcccgcccgcccgccgccaATAACATGCCATTGCCAATTCACAGGtgcctccgtttccccccaggcCCGCCGCTGCTGCTACTAACTTTATACTTAACTTTAATGGCAGTGCGGCGTGTGCTGGcacatggagtccgcaggagacgcgtcctcatcccagcatgcactgggacctgacgtcacacccaTCGTCAGCTAGCGCGCTGGCGGTGGGTTTGTACGCAAGGCCCTGCAGTGCGGTGCCCAGTCGGAACtcgggaggccacagagcggtgagtgagaagcttcatttcactcccgctccgtggtcttgTTACTCAAACGATTCCTCGATGCAGGGAAACTACATCAAGGATTTTTTGCCTCGATTTCATCGATTTAATCgatgaatcgtttcagccctaatccATATGATGCATGACTACACTGGAACCACCAGAGAAGAAGCAGCAACTCTCCATTTTGTCCCATGGAGAAGGTTCTCAAGTGGGGGACACCCCCTATGACATCTACATGTCCTTGTGGTAGAACAACCAGAACCCTTCACCTCTTTTTCTTCTACCTATCTGCATCCCATCCTCCTAGGCGTCATCTTTCCTGTTATCTCCTAGGCCCTTATGTGGATTATTGTGCGTGACCACGACAGGAGAAGAAACTCTGTGGTCACAGAGACAGGACATGATGTCATTATTGACAGGTCGGCATTATTTagaggcagtgtcggactggggttcttTGGGCCTACCATTGGAAATTATTCTTAGGGCCCAACtgctatatcatcaataaactcAATAAAGGTTctgaccctagtggcaagtgattagcTCCGAATGAGATTTTTCTCCTGGACATTTGTGGCCCACTATGTGAAACTCCAGTGGGCTAGTCCAACCCTGTTTAGAGGGATATGCCACAGAAAAATGACTACATTCTTGTTAGAGCGGCCATCTCATGTATGCACCCCTATTTTTAAATTGAAGCCAGCCTCATTATCCTGTAATTACTGCAGGCCCATTTTCAGAAATCAGAGTCGATCAGCTGTCATTGTCTGGCAAGCTGTGGCCAGCTGTACATTTCCCCTGCAGTGGCCACTACTGGGTAAATGCGGTATTACATGCCATTCTTTCAAATGAATGGCTGACTATGTAATGCATGGATGGCTTGTGTCCTCCAGAGCAGCTCTTCCCTGTGGCTTACATAAGAAATCCCATGGAGGGACACCCACCCCCCATATGACATCCATATACCctaaaaagtatatataaaaacaaaccTATTAATAAAACGAAAGGCAGCCCTTTCCATTCCACTTTTTATGACCAAGTAGGTTCACAGCTTTCATCGATTTTACTTGATGTTGTACTGAAAGCTTTAACGGCGGAGACATATTGCGGAATGATAAATCAGGccactgaagggttaattgtttcGCACCTCAAATGCTTCCCGTGTCACACACAATCCAGGCGTAGTAACAGCTAGCGAGCGTCTCTTCTCCACCCGCAATGTGTaacgtaccccccccccccccccccccatcattgtggAATCTTGAGTCATAGAGGTAGCTGCAAGTATGGATTCCAACCCCATCATCCtggaaatataatattactgcgtTCTGGAATAATTAACACTCACTAATTATCACAACTGTCAGATGATCCGTTATATGTTGGGTCCTTAATtataggattttttattttttttctcaaagccGTGGAAAAGgagattgggggagatttatcaaaagtgatgtaaatagcaaccaatcagattccacctttcatctttcagagctcctttggaaaatgaaaggtggaatctgattggtcgcaATGGGCAAGTaagccattttttaaaaaaaaccctCACACACCCCCATTGTGTATGCAGTCAGCCATGACTCAATATTCCGCTAGGTATTAGTGAGGCGCGAGGCGCTCTGTACACCAGGGAtccgcaaccttcagcactccggcTGCTGTGAAACCACAACTCCTAGTGAAACACCTTCAGCCGTTCTTGCAACTTCCATAGAATTGAaagaaggattctgggagttgtagtttcagaacagctggattaCGGGAGGCTCTGCTAagggatttagggtccattcacatgaccgtatggccgcCACGCCCGTTTCATGGACTGGCCGCGAGAACTCTGTGCTGCGGTGCGGACCCATtggcttgaatgggtccacgatccacaagatacggcaaaagataggacatgtatcTTTTGC includes:
- the LHFPL4 gene encoding LHFPL tetraspan subfamily member 4 protein, with translation MLPSQEASKLYHDNYMRNSRAIGVLWAIFTICFAIINVVVFIQPYWIGDSVNTPKPGYFGLFHYCVGNGAGNREFTCRGSFTDFSTIPSGAFKAAAFFVLLSMVLILGCITCFALFFFCNTATVYKICAWMQLFAAVCLVLACMIFPDGWDAETIRDMCGDKTGKYSLGDCSVRWAYILAIIGILNALILSFLAFVLGNRQNDLLLEELKSDNKDDMK